A part of Kitasatospora acidiphila genomic DNA contains:
- a CDS encoding TetR family transcriptional regulator encodes MTEQSTGTTTVEVTEPELRRKPVQQRSQQRLERILNACAELLDESGAAALTTKEVAARAQVPIGTLYQFFTGKQSLLAALARRNLGRYLDRLTRRLEAESPQDIGGFVDLAVEEFVAMKRAVPGFGALDFGLTGPTPPAMGDVTHLLDLSLDNNTAVAALLLRLVSEHAVGGGRRPGPLALRVALECADAVLKLAFEQDRDGDPELIAECKVLLRRYLAG; translated from the coding sequence ATGACCGAGCAGAGCACGGGCACCACCACGGTCGAGGTCACTGAACCGGAGCTGCGGCGCAAGCCCGTGCAGCAGCGCAGCCAGCAGCGCCTGGAGCGGATCCTGAACGCCTGCGCGGAGTTGCTCGACGAGTCCGGTGCGGCCGCGCTGACCACCAAGGAGGTGGCGGCCCGGGCCCAGGTGCCGATCGGCACGCTCTACCAGTTCTTCACCGGCAAGCAGAGCCTGCTGGCCGCGCTGGCCCGGCGCAATCTGGGCCGCTACCTGGACCGGCTGACCAGGCGCCTGGAGGCCGAGAGCCCGCAGGACATCGGCGGCTTCGTGGACCTCGCGGTCGAGGAGTTCGTGGCGATGAAGCGGGCCGTGCCGGGTTTCGGCGCCCTGGACTTCGGGCTGACCGGGCCGACTCCGCCCGCGATGGGCGATGTGACGCACCTGCTGGACCTGTCGCTGGACAACAACACCGCGGTGGCGGCGCTGCTGCTCCGGCTCGTCTCCGAGCATGCGGTGGGCGGCGGACGGCGACCCGGGCCGCTCGCCCTCCGGGTGGCCCTGGAGTGCGCCGATGCGGTGCTCAAACTGGCATTCGAGCAGGACCGGGACGGCGACCCGGAATTGATCGCCGAGTGCAAGGTGCTGTTGCGGCGCTATCTGGCCGGCTGA
- a CDS encoding bestrophin-like domain, with product MSLGIVLAVLLGAAAAVGILAAFGRTHRSREGSFSSGALGFLGSASLSSFMLVTGFLIAGSWSNLNSARGHTWDEARSLNAAYTDADASTRPLLRSYVSEVIGPDFQAMTHGDASPTAWAGLDAVRTHVEALPDSAQRTTMLSDLDDVYTKRQIRLADASVSLPAPLYPALIGTGMLVLLYAPIAGLTFQRREAIALGLVGAVVGFGIYLVLHMTHPYSGPMHVTPVAYQQSLERFTQLSQQS from the coding sequence TTGAGTCTCGGAATCGTCCTCGCCGTGCTGCTCGGGGCCGCCGCGGCCGTGGGCATCCTGGCCGCGTTCGGCCGCACCCACCGGTCCCGCGAGGGCAGCTTCTCCTCGGGCGCGCTGGGCTTCCTCGGCTCCGCCTCGCTCTCGTCGTTCATGCTGGTCACCGGCTTCCTGATCGCCGGATCCTGGTCGAACCTCAACAGCGCGCGCGGCCACACCTGGGACGAGGCGAGGTCGCTCAACGCGGCCTACACCGACGCCGACGCCAGCACCCGGCCGCTGCTGCGCAGTTACGTCTCCGAGGTGATCGGCCCGGACTTCCAGGCGATGACCCACGGCGACGCGTCACCCACAGCCTGGGCCGGCCTGGACGCCGTGCGCACTCACGTCGAGGCGCTGCCGGACTCCGCGCAGCGCACCACCATGCTCAGCGACCTGGACGACGTCTACACCAAGCGGCAGATCCGGCTGGCGGACGCCTCGGTCTCGCTGCCGGCGCCGCTGTACCCCGCGCTGATCGGCACCGGGATGCTGGTCCTGCTCTACGCGCCGATCGCCGGGCTGACCTTCCAGCGGCGGGAGGCGATCGCGCTCGGCCTGGTCGGGGCGGTGGTCGGCTTCGGCATCTACCTGGTGCTGCACATGACCCACCCCTACTCCGGCCCGATGCACGTCACCCCGGTCGCCTACCAGCAGAGCCTGGAGCGCTTCACACAACTGTCACAACAGAGTTGA
- a CDS encoding family 2B encapsulin nanocompartment shell protein produces MSIETGPAPTEAQEAATQLSLSTGAARNLATTTKSEPQMQGISSRWLLRNLPWVQVSGGTYRVNRRLSYAVGRGRVSFAKTGAVVRVVPPSLREVPVLRDLEDNAVLEELANRFSQREVAAGEVLVEAGQPVEEIFLIAHGKINQIGTGKYGETTVLGHLADGDHLGDEAIRQTDALWEFTVKAATAGTVMVLPTAAFQELVSRSEALREQVAAYLASADQAQNQHGEAQIELAAGHDGEPDLPGTFVDYELAPREYELSVAQTVLRVHSRVADLYNDPMNQIEQQLKLTIEALRERQEYELVNNPDFGLLQNAEYDQRIQTHSGPPTPDDLDELLSMRRETTHIFAHPKAIAAFGRECSKRGIYFGSVEIGTHHIPAWRGVPIFPCGKIPVVDGHTSSIIAMRMGENNQGVVGLHQTGIPDEYEPGLNVRFMGINEKAVMSYLVSAYYSAAVLVPDALGVLENVEVSHARS; encoded by the coding sequence ATGTCGATCGAGACCGGGCCCGCGCCGACCGAGGCTCAGGAGGCCGCGACCCAGCTCAGCCTGAGCACCGGTGCCGCGCGCAACCTCGCCACCACCACCAAGTCCGAGCCGCAGATGCAGGGCATCAGCTCGCGCTGGCTGCTCCGAAACCTGCCCTGGGTGCAGGTGTCCGGCGGCACCTACCGGGTCAACCGCCGGCTCAGCTACGCGGTCGGTCGCGGGCGGGTGAGTTTCGCCAAGACCGGCGCGGTGGTCCGGGTGGTGCCGCCGTCGCTGCGCGAGGTGCCGGTGCTGCGCGACCTCGAGGACAACGCGGTGCTGGAGGAGCTGGCCAACCGGTTCAGCCAGCGCGAGGTGGCGGCGGGCGAGGTGCTCGTCGAGGCAGGGCAGCCGGTCGAGGAGATCTTCCTGATCGCCCACGGCAAGATCAACCAGATCGGCACCGGCAAGTACGGCGAGACCACCGTGCTCGGCCACCTGGCCGACGGCGACCACCTCGGCGATGAGGCGATCAGGCAGACCGACGCGCTCTGGGAGTTCACGGTGAAGGCGGCCACCGCCGGCACCGTGATGGTGCTGCCCACCGCCGCCTTCCAGGAGCTGGTCAGCCGCTCCGAGGCGCTGCGCGAGCAGGTCGCCGCCTACCTGGCCAGCGCCGACCAGGCGCAGAACCAGCACGGTGAGGCCCAGATCGAGCTGGCCGCCGGCCACGATGGCGAGCCCGACCTCCCCGGCACCTTCGTGGACTACGAACTCGCCCCGCGCGAGTACGAGTTGAGCGTGGCGCAGACCGTGCTGCGGGTGCACAGCCGGGTCGCCGACCTCTACAACGACCCGATGAACCAGATCGAGCAGCAGTTGAAGCTCACCATCGAGGCGCTGCGCGAGCGCCAGGAGTACGAGTTGGTCAACAACCCGGACTTCGGCCTGCTGCAGAACGCCGAGTACGACCAGCGGATCCAGACCCACTCCGGCCCGCCCACCCCGGACGACCTGGACGAGTTGCTCAGCATGCGCCGCGAGACCACCCACATCTTCGCCCACCCGAAGGCGATCGCCGCGTTCGGCCGGGAGTGCAGCAAGCGCGGCATCTACTTCGGCAGCGTGGAGATCGGCACCCATCACATCCCCGCCTGGCGCGGCGTCCCGATCTTCCCGTGCGGCAAGATCCCGGTGGTCGACGGCCACACCTCCTCGATCATCGCGATGCGCATGGGCGAGAACAACCAGGGTGTGGTCGGTCTGCACCAGACCGGCATCCCCGACGAGTACGAGCCCGGCCTGAACGTGCGCTTCATGGGGATCAACGAGAAGGCCGTCATGTCCTACCTGGTCAGCGCCTACTACTCCGCCGCGGTCCTGGTCCCCGACGCGCTCGGAGTGCTGGAGAACGTCGAGGTCTCGCACGCCCGTTCCTGA
- a CDS encoding geranyl diphosphate 2-C-methyltransferase has product MTTTTPNPATVLRTAFQKSVANYWNTNQQDPVNLRLGEIDDLYHHHYGLGEYDPSVLAGPEETRDERIIKEMHRLETAQADVLLDQLGDIRPEHRLLDAGSGRGGTSIMANARFGCEIDGVSISEYQVGFANDQAEERGVADRVRFHFRNMLDTGLETGSRRAIWTNETTMYVDLHQAFGEFSRLLEFGGRYVCITGCYNDITGGPSRAVSQIDQHYICNIHPRSEYFKALAANNLVPISVVDLTADTIPYWELRAKSSVATGIEDPFLTAYKEGSFHYLMIVADKI; this is encoded by the coding sequence ATGACGACCACCACGCCCAACCCCGCCACCGTGCTGCGCACCGCCTTCCAGAAGTCGGTGGCCAACTACTGGAACACCAACCAGCAGGACCCGGTCAACCTGCGCCTGGGCGAGATCGACGACCTGTACCACCACCACTACGGGCTCGGCGAGTACGACCCGTCGGTGCTGGCCGGGCCGGAGGAGACCCGCGACGAGCGGATCATCAAGGAGATGCACCGGCTGGAGACGGCGCAGGCCGATGTGCTGCTGGACCAGCTGGGCGACATCCGCCCCGAGCACCGGCTGCTGGACGCCGGCTCCGGGCGCGGCGGCACCAGCATCATGGCCAACGCCCGGTTCGGCTGCGAGATCGACGGGGTCTCCATCTCGGAGTACCAGGTCGGCTTCGCCAATGACCAGGCCGAGGAGCGCGGGGTGGCGGACCGGGTCCGCTTCCACTTCCGCAACATGCTGGACACCGGCCTGGAGACCGGGTCGCGGCGCGCGATCTGGACCAACGAGACCACCATGTACGTGGATCTGCACCAGGCGTTCGGGGAGTTCTCCCGGCTGCTGGAGTTCGGCGGCCGCTACGTCTGCATCACCGGCTGCTACAACGACATCACCGGCGGGCCGTCCCGGGCCGTCAGCCAGATCGACCAGCACTACATCTGCAACATCCACCCGCGCAGTGAGTACTTCAAGGCGCTGGCGGCCAACAACCTGGTGCCGATCTCGGTGGTGGACCTGACCGCCGACACCATCCCGTACTGGGAGCTGCGGGCCAAGTCCTCGGTGGCCACCGGGATCGAGGACCCGTTCCTGACCGCCTACAAGGAGGGCAGCTTCCACTACCTGATGATCGTCGCGGACAAGATCTGA
- a CDS encoding SDR family NAD(P)-dependent oxidoreductase, producing MNNDSALHDSSLDDASLHGRTVLVTGATQGLGRALALDLAGEGATLLLHGRNSERLEKVLAEVRAAGAEARGYLADFSDLAQVRALAQQIAEAEPELDVLVHNAIARNDPKLRQLSTQGYELQLAVNHLAPWTLTTLLLPLLRASGERSGRASRVVNVASMGQAPLDLADPMMEQEYDGLTAYCRSKLALIMATFDLGAELPAHEVTVNTLHPAHLMDTEGVRAFGLVPAVSVAEGVRPTVRLVTDPELAGVTGRYFDRFTEARAHDWAYDPAARAELAALTRRLTAPFTAPLD from the coding sequence ATGAACAATGACTCCGCCCTGCATGACTCCTCGCTGGATGACGCCTCACTGCACGGCCGCACCGTCCTGGTGACCGGCGCCACCCAGGGCCTCGGCCGCGCCCTCGCGCTGGACCTCGCGGGCGAGGGCGCCACCCTGCTGCTCCACGGCCGCAATTCGGAACGACTGGAGAAGGTGCTGGCCGAGGTCCGGGCCGCCGGCGCCGAGGCCCGCGGCTATCTGGCCGACTTCTCCGATCTGGCCCAGGTCCGGGCGCTGGCGCAGCAGATCGCCGAGGCCGAGCCGGAGTTGGACGTCCTGGTGCACAACGCGATAGCCCGCAACGATCCGAAGCTGCGGCAGCTGAGCACCCAGGGCTATGAACTGCAGCTCGCGGTCAACCACTTGGCGCCCTGGACGCTGACCACGCTGCTGCTCCCGCTGCTCCGGGCGAGCGGGGAACGCTCGGGCCGGGCCTCACGGGTGGTCAATGTCGCCTCGATGGGGCAGGCTCCGCTCGACCTCGCCGACCCGATGATGGAGCAGGAGTACGACGGGCTGACGGCCTACTGCCGCAGCAAGCTGGCCCTGATCATGGCGACCTTCGACCTCGGCGCCGAACTGCCGGCCCACGAGGTCACCGTCAACACCCTGCACCCGGCCCATCTGATGGACACCGAAGGTGTGCGGGCCTTCGGCCTGGTGCCCGCGGTGAGCGTGGCGGAGGGGGTGCGTCCGACCGTCCGGCTGGTCACCGATCCGGAGTTGGCCGGGGTGACGGGCCGCTACTTCGACCGGTTCACCGAGGCCCGGGCGCACGACTGGGCCTACGATCCGGCGGCCCGTGCCGAACTCGCCGCGCTCACCCGGAGGTTGACCGCTCCCTTCACCGCACCGCTGGACTGA
- a CDS encoding FAD-dependent monooxygenase: protein MTADVIIVGGGPNGLMLACELSLAGIHPIVLEQLPQPSAEPKANGLLGQVVRLADHRGLYEPLSGSKEPPQPNSAYFMFAAMGLNLGLLDASPVYGLAAPQHRIVEVLQERARALGVDLRRGHRVAAVAQDEDAVTLDVTGPDGDQRLRARFVVGADGARSVIRKQSGIGFPGVSYDRRTNRTAHATVPADWVDPVTGALTVPGYGPILPFLPHRTDQGGFSYAPFPGHPPLVSTTEWDQPATDEPMTLAELESSIRRVLGVDLPLGPPDGTGPHVLRRLTGGNTRVADRFRDGRILLVGDAAHVYTSGGGPGLNLGLQDAANLGWKLAAVLRDTAPPGLLDSYDTERRQAARRMVLNAEAQSALTAPGSDTTALRGLFAELLGHQAVVQHLADLTAGTDVRYEMGGTEPHPAVGHFAPELVLSTQSGTVRLAELARHGRPLLIDLTDDQSPEAALAEGKDAVELVVAQGCDPAGLTGLLVRPDGYVAWASSSPRPDQTELAALRAAVERWFSPAVR from the coding sequence ATGACCGCCGATGTGATCATCGTGGGAGGCGGACCCAACGGGCTGATGCTGGCCTGCGAGCTCAGCCTGGCCGGCATCCACCCGATCGTGCTGGAGCAACTCCCGCAGCCCAGCGCCGAACCCAAGGCCAACGGCCTGCTCGGCCAGGTGGTCCGACTGGCCGACCACCGCGGCCTGTACGAGCCGCTCAGTGGCAGCAAGGAGCCCCCGCAGCCCAACTCCGCCTACTTCATGTTCGCCGCCATGGGCCTCAACCTCGGCCTGCTGGACGCCAGTCCGGTGTACGGGCTGGCTGCCCCGCAGCACCGCATCGTCGAAGTCCTCCAGGAGCGCGCCCGCGCACTCGGCGTCGACCTGCGGCGCGGACACCGGGTGGCCGCCGTCGCCCAGGACGAGGACGCCGTCACCCTGGACGTCACCGGCCCCGACGGCGACCAGCGGCTCCGGGCCCGCTTCGTGGTCGGCGCGGACGGTGCGCGCAGCGTGATCCGCAAGCAGTCGGGGATCGGGTTCCCCGGCGTCAGCTACGACCGCCGCACCAACCGCACCGCGCACGCCACCGTCCCGGCCGACTGGGTCGACCCGGTCACCGGCGCCCTCACCGTTCCCGGCTACGGGCCGATCCTGCCGTTCCTGCCCCACCGCACCGACCAGGGCGGCTTCTCCTACGCACCGTTCCCCGGCCACCCGCCGCTGGTCAGCACCACCGAGTGGGACCAGCCGGCGACCGACGAGCCGATGACCCTGGCCGAGCTGGAGTCGAGCATCCGGAGGGTGCTCGGTGTCGACCTGCCGCTCGGCCCGCCGGACGGCACCGGCCCGCATGTGCTGCGCCGACTGACCGGCGGCAACACCCGCGTCGCCGACCGGTTCCGCGACGGGCGGATCCTGCTGGTCGGCGACGCCGCCCACGTCTACACCTCCGGCGGCGGGCCCGGCCTCAACCTCGGCCTGCAGGACGCCGCCAACCTCGGCTGGAAGCTCGCCGCCGTGCTGCGCGACACTGCCCCGCCCGGCCTGCTCGACAGCTATGACACCGAGCGCCGCCAGGCCGCCCGCCGCATGGTGCTCAATGCCGAGGCGCAGTCCGCCCTCACCGCGCCGGGCAGCGACACCACCGCCCTGCGCGGGCTCTTCGCCGAGCTGCTCGGCCACCAGGCCGTCGTCCAGCACCTGGCCGACCTCACCGCCGGCACCGACGTGCGCTATGAGATGGGCGGCACCGAGCCGCATCCCGCAGTCGGCCACTTCGCACCGGAGTTGGTGCTGAGTACCCAGTCGGGAACCGTGCGGCTCGCCGAACTCGCCCGGCACGGCCGCCCGTTGCTGATCGACCTCACCGACGACCAGTCGCCGGAGGCGGCACTGGCCGAGGGGAAGGACGCCGTCGAGCTGGTCGTCGCGCAGGGCTGTGACCCGGCGGGTCTCACCGGTCTGCTGGTCCGGCCCGACGGCTACGTGGCCTGGGCCAGCAGCTCCCCGCGCCCGGACCAGACCGAGCTGGCCGCGCTGCGAGCGGCCGTCGAGCGCTGGTTCAGTCCAGCGGTGCGGTGA
- a CDS encoding acyl-CoA-like ligand-binding transcription factor — translation MAPADEARTTGQPGLRERKKRETRLALSQAAIRLCVLHGWDNVTVDQIAAEADVSVRTFRNYFTGKAEAIAASHLERMLQVGDDLLARPVGEPLWDALRHAVLGRFAPADTSGTINSAPQNQRWRDGVRLMLAEPALAGEIVKANAAAQQELAKAIARRTGTDADRDVYPKLVAAVVAAGSAVAVEHSLRADQPEPLGAVLAQVFEQLAAGLPMP, via the coding sequence ATGGCACCCGCAGACGAGGCCCGTACCACCGGGCAGCCCGGACTCCGTGAACGCAAGAAGCGGGAGACCAGGCTCGCCCTGAGCCAGGCGGCGATCCGGCTGTGCGTCCTGCACGGCTGGGACAATGTGACGGTCGATCAGATCGCCGCCGAGGCCGATGTCTCGGTCCGCACCTTCCGCAACTACTTCACCGGCAAGGCCGAGGCGATCGCCGCCAGCCACCTGGAGCGGATGCTCCAGGTGGGCGACGACCTGCTCGCCCGCCCCGTCGGCGAACCGCTCTGGGACGCCCTGCGGCACGCCGTGCTCGGCCGGTTCGCCCCGGCGGACACCAGCGGGACGATCAACTCGGCTCCGCAGAACCAGCGTTGGCGCGACGGTGTGCGGCTGATGCTGGCCGAACCCGCGCTCGCCGGCGAGATCGTCAAGGCCAACGCCGCCGCCCAGCAGGAGCTGGCAAAGGCCATCGCGCGGCGCACCGGCACCGACGCCGACCGCGACGTCTACCCGAAGCTGGTCGCCGCCGTGGTCGCGGCCGGCAGCGCCGTGGCCGTCGAGCACAGCTTGCGCGCGGACCAACCCGAGCCGCTCGGCGCGGTGTTGGCCCAGGTCTTCGAGCAGCTCGCCGCCGGCTTGCCGATGCCGTAG
- a CDS encoding O-methyltransferase, with protein sequence MTQQQWTEVDAYLEQALIGEDPALAAALATSAKAGLPEIAVSPTQGKLLHLLSLTAGARRILEIGSLGGYSAIWMARALPAGGRLISLELSPANAAVARANLHEAGLEKVAEVRTGRAADSLAELVDEGAEPFDLVFIDADKPSIPDYVEWSLKLTKPGSLIIVDNVVRNGKVADAESTDASVLGIRRMHEMVAADPRMTGTAVQTVGTKGYDGFTLIRVN encoded by the coding sequence ATGACCCAGCAGCAGTGGACCGAGGTGGACGCCTACCTGGAGCAGGCGCTGATCGGTGAGGATCCGGCGCTCGCCGCCGCGCTGGCGACCAGTGCGAAGGCCGGCCTGCCGGAGATCGCCGTCTCGCCCACCCAGGGCAAGCTGCTCCACCTGCTGTCGCTCACCGCCGGTGCTCGCCGGATCCTGGAGATCGGGTCGCTCGGCGGCTACAGCGCCATCTGGATGGCCCGCGCGCTGCCGGCCGGCGGTCGGCTGATCTCACTGGAGCTCTCCCCGGCGAACGCCGCGGTGGCCCGGGCCAACCTGCACGAGGCCGGGCTGGAGAAGGTCGCCGAGGTGCGCACCGGGCGGGCCGCGGACAGCCTGGCCGAGCTGGTGGACGAGGGCGCCGAGCCGTTCGACCTGGTCTTCATCGACGCGGACAAGCCCAGCATCCCCGACTACGTGGAGTGGTCGCTGAAGCTGACCAAGCCCGGCTCGCTGATCATCGTGGACAACGTGGTGCGCAACGGCAAGGTGGCCGATGCGGAGAGCACCGACGCCTCGGTGCTGGGCATCCGCCGGATGCACGAGATGGTCGCGGCCGACCCCCGGATGACCGGGACGGCCGTGCAGACGGTCGGCACCAAGGGATACGACGGCTTCACGCTGATCCGGGTCAACTGA
- a CDS encoding DedA family protein — MHIDEWINSVPPGAVYGLLALIIGIESLGIPVPGELALVAAGMMAAKGTVNPVLLAVCASGGAIIGDSIGYLIGRKGGKPLFEKLGRKFPRHFGPDHLATAERSFHRWGMWAVFIGRFIALLRIFAGPLAGALRMPYWRFLIANVLGGVVWAGGTTVAVYYIGKAVEQYLKDFSYVALGIAAVGGLLTGVVIKKRAAKVHAAQAAVTPARAEAEQVTAGE; from the coding sequence TTGCACATCGACGAGTGGATCAACAGTGTGCCGCCAGGTGCGGTCTACGGCCTGCTCGCCCTGATCATCGGCATCGAGAGCCTGGGCATCCCGGTTCCTGGTGAGCTCGCGCTGGTGGCTGCCGGCATGATGGCCGCCAAGGGGACGGTCAACCCGGTCCTGCTCGCGGTCTGCGCCTCCGGCGGGGCGATCATCGGCGACTCGATCGGCTACCTGATCGGCCGCAAGGGCGGCAAGCCGCTCTTCGAGAAGCTCGGCCGCAAGTTCCCGCGCCACTTCGGGCCCGATCACCTGGCCACCGCGGAGCGCTCGTTCCACCGCTGGGGCATGTGGGCGGTCTTCATCGGCCGCTTCATAGCGCTGCTGCGGATCTTCGCCGGCCCGCTGGCCGGTGCGCTGCGGATGCCGTACTGGAGGTTCCTGATCGCCAATGTGCTCGGCGGTGTGGTCTGGGCCGGCGGTACCACCGTGGCCGTCTACTACATCGGCAAGGCGGTCGAGCAGTACCTGAAGGACTTCTCCTACGTGGCGCTCGGCATCGCCGCGGTCGGCGGGCTGCTCACCGGTGTGGTGATCAAGAAGCGGGCGGCCAAGGTCCATGCCGCGCAGGCGGCTGTCACCCCGGCGCGCGCCGAGGCGGAGCAGGTCACCGCCGGGGAGTGA
- a CDS encoding uracil-DNA glycosylase: protein MRGEAGPQAHDFPAVTAPGLESLGELDAAVAECRACPRLVAWREEVARVKRRAFRDWEYWARPVPGFGPADAPLAIVGLAPAAHGGNRTGRIFTGDPSGDALYSALYDLGLASRPTATRRGDGLELYGVRITVPVHCAPPANRPTGAERDTCRPWLARELDLLRPDLRAIVVLGAFAWQALLPVLADAGWQLPRPRPVFGHGAEVLITDPGTRHELCLVAGYHPSRRNMSTRTLTPAMLRDVLRRGADLAGLPRRPAAGTGPA, encoded by the coding sequence ATGCGTGGCGAGGCGGGGCCGCAGGCGCACGACTTCCCGGCCGTGACGGCCCCCGGGCTGGAGTCCCTGGGCGAGCTGGACGCGGCAGTGGCCGAGTGCCGGGCCTGCCCGCGGCTGGTCGCCTGGCGTGAGGAGGTCGCCCGGGTCAAGCGCCGGGCGTTCCGGGACTGGGAGTACTGGGCCAGGCCGGTCCCCGGGTTCGGCCCGGCCGACGCACCGCTGGCGATCGTGGGCCTGGCTCCGGCCGCCCACGGCGGGAACCGCACCGGTCGCATCTTCACCGGTGACCCCTCGGGCGACGCGCTGTACTCCGCGCTGTACGACCTCGGGCTGGCCAGCCGGCCGACCGCCACGCGCCGTGGCGACGGGCTGGAGCTGTACGGGGTGCGCATCACGGTGCCGGTGCACTGCGCGCCGCCCGCCAACCGGCCCACCGGTGCCGAGCGCGACACCTGCCGGCCGTGGCTCGCCCGCGAGCTGGACCTGCTGCGCCCGGACCTGCGGGCGATCGTGGTGCTCGGCGCCTTCGCCTGGCAGGCGCTGCTGCCCGTGCTCGCGGACGCGGGGTGGCAGCTGCCCCGGCCGCGGCCGGTCTTCGGCCACGGTGCCGAGGTGCTGATCACCGACCCCGGTACCCGACACGAGCTCTGCCTGGTCGCCGGCTACCACCCGAGCCGGCGCAACATGTCCACCCGCACCCTCACCCCCGCCATGCTCCGCGACGTGCTGCGGCGGGGCGCCGACCTCGCCGGACTGCCGCGCCGGCCGGCGGCAGGGACCGGGCCGGCCTGA
- a CDS encoding APC family permease: MSLVQGTAMYVGAVLGTGVIALPAMAAKVAGPASLLAWAGLVVLSAPLAATFAALGSRYPDAGGVSYYARLAFGPRAASIAGWCFYFAVPPGSAAAGLFGGAYVASALGGGKTTVVVTAAGLMAVVGLANWVGLKVSGRLQLALAALLVTLLLAAVATSLPQARLSHLHPFAPHGWSAIGPAAALLVWSFAGWEAITYLAGEFRSPRRDLPRATGMAVVIVGALYLVLAFAVIVVLGPGAADSSAPLGDLMASGLGGNARLLAAGSALLLTLGAMNAYWAGASKLGAALGRDGQLPGVLARGSVAGEVPRRSLAAVAVLSLLALGGVEAANVGAAPLVLLTTGSFVMVYALGVGAAVKLLPRRSAAWASALVALAAVAVLLVMSGQYLFWPLLVGAGALAYGKYGPGAPKGTEAS, encoded by the coding sequence TTGTCCCTCGTCCAGGGCACCGCGATGTATGTCGGAGCGGTGTTGGGCACCGGCGTGATAGCCCTGCCCGCGATGGCGGCGAAGGTGGCGGGGCCGGCCTCGCTGCTCGCCTGGGCCGGGCTGGTGGTCCTCTCCGCACCGCTCGCCGCGACCTTCGCGGCGCTGGGCTCGCGCTATCCGGACGCGGGCGGCGTCTCGTACTACGCCCGGTTGGCCTTCGGGCCCCGGGCCGCCTCGATCGCCGGCTGGTGCTTCTACTTCGCGGTGCCGCCGGGCTCGGCGGCCGCCGGGCTGTTCGGCGGGGCGTACGTCGCATCGGCACTCGGCGGCGGGAAGACCACGGTCGTGGTGACGGCGGCCGGTCTGATGGCCGTGGTGGGCCTGGCCAACTGGGTGGGGTTGAAGGTCTCCGGGCGGCTCCAACTCGCCCTGGCCGCCCTGCTGGTGACGCTCCTGCTGGCGGCGGTCGCGACCTCCCTGCCACAGGCGCGGCTGTCCCATCTGCACCCGTTCGCGCCGCACGGGTGGTCGGCGATCGGCCCGGCCGCCGCACTGCTGGTGTGGAGCTTCGCGGGCTGGGAGGCGATCACCTACCTGGCGGGTGAGTTCCGCTCCCCCCGCCGGGACCTGCCCAGGGCCACCGGCATGGCCGTGGTGATCGTCGGTGCGCTCTACCTCGTGCTGGCCTTCGCGGTGATCGTGGTGCTCGGGCCCGGTGCGGCCGACTCCAGCGCACCGCTCGGCGACCTGATGGCCAGCGGGCTTGGGGGCAACGCCCGTCTGCTGGCAGCCGGTTCGGCGCTGCTGCTGACCTTGGGGGCGATGAACGCGTACTGGGCCGGCGCGTCCAAGCTGGGTGCGGCGCTGGGCCGGGACGGGCAGCTGCCCGGCGTGCTGGCGCGCGGCAGCGTGGCGGGGGAGGTACCGCGCCGCAGCCTGGCCGCGGTGGCCGTGCTCTCGCTGCTGGCGCTGGGCGGGGTGGAGGCGGCCAACGTGGGCGCGGCGCCGCTGGTGCTGCTGACCACCGGTTCCTTCGTCATGGTGTACGCGTTGGGGGTGGGGGCGGCGGTGAAGCTGCTGCCGAGGCGGAGTGCGGCATGGGCCTCGGCGCTGGTGGCGCTGGCGGCCGTGGCGGTCCTGTTGGTGATGTCGGGGCAGTACCTGTTCTGGCCGCTGCTGGTGGGTGCGGGGGCGCTGGCGTACGGGAAGTACGGGCCGGGCGCCCCGAAGGGCACCGAAGCCTCCTGA